A window of Suncus etruscus isolate mSunEtr1 chromosome 4, mSunEtr1.pri.cur, whole genome shotgun sequence contains these coding sequences:
- the IDO1 gene encoding indoleamine 2,3-dioxygenase 1 codes for MAHDTAAPMESCWNIKKEYHIDENLGFALPRPLEELPHPYDAWSFIAKNLPELIQNGELRANVEKLPKLSIDDLQGHKLQRLAHLVLGYITMGYVWNKGDEEDVKKILPRNIAIPYCELSKKLGLPPILVYADCVLANWKKKDPNGPMTYENMDILFSFPGGDCSKGFFLVSLLVELAAATAIKVFPSIFKAVQEQDQNTLQNALSEITSCLHKALEVFHQIHDYVDPKLFFNVLRIYLSGWKGSSLLPEGLLYEGVWDTPMKFAGGSAAQSSIFQCFDILLGIKQDAGGESARFLQEMRTYMPPAHQNFLESLQTSPSVREFVLSVDNDSLKSIYSKCVKAMVSLRNYHLNIVAKYIVGPARLQSEGKQTSDKPSEQGQIGTGGTDIMTFLKSVKRRTEMFEVNID; via the exons ATGGCACATGATACAGCAGCTCCTATGGAAAGTTGTTGGAACATCAAGAAAGAATATCATATAGATGAAAATCTGGGGTTTGCTCTGCCAAGGCCATTG GAGGAGCTTCCTCACCCTTATGATGCCTGGAGTTTTATTGCTAAAAATCTTCCTGAATTGATTCAGAATGGAGAACTACGTGCAAATGTTGAAAAG CTGCCAAAACTCAGCATTGATGACCTCCAAGGTCACAAACTGCAGCGCCTTGCACACTTAGTGCTAGGATACATCACTATGGGATACGTGTGGAATAAAGGTGATGAGGAAGATGTTAAAAAG ATTCTTCCGAGAAATATTGCTATTCCTTACTGTGAACTCTCCAAAAAACTTGGACTGCCTCCTATCTTGGTTTATGCAGACTGTGTTTTGGCAAACTGGAAAAAAAAGGATCCCAATGG GCCTATGACTTATGA GAACATGGATATTCTATTCTCATTTCCTGGTGGGGACTGCAGTAAAGGTTTCTTCTTGGTTTCACTCTTGGTGGAATTAGCAGCTGCTACTGCCATCAAA GTATTTCCCAGTATATTCAAGGCAGTACAAGAGCAAGACCAGAATACGCTGCAAAATGCACTGAGTGAAATAACTTCCTGTTTGCACAAAGCTCTTGAAGTATTTCACCAAATTCATG ACTATGTGGACCCAAAACTCTTTTTCAATGTTCTTCGCATATACTTGTCAGG CTGGAAAGGAAGTTCCTTGCTGCCAGAAGGCCTGCTATATGAGGGTGTTTGGGACACACCAATGAAGTTTGCAGGGGGCAGTGCAGCTCAAAGCAGTATCTTTCAATGCTTTGATATTCTTCTGGGCATCAAACAGGATGCTGGTGGAG AATCTGCTAGATTTCTCCAGGAAATGCGAACATATATGCCTCCAGCTCATCAGAACTTTCTTGAATCATTACAGACAAGCCCCTCAGTCCGTGAATTTGTCCTTTCAGTAGATAATGACAGTTTAAAGAGCATCTATAGTAAGTGTGTGAAGGCTATGGTTTCCTTGAGAAACTACCATTTGAATATTGTAGCTAAGTACATTGTTGGACCCGCTCGACTGCAGTCCGAGGGAAAACAAACATCTGACAAGCCATCAGAACAGGGCCAAATAGGAACTGGAGGCACAGATATCATGACTTTTCTGAAGTCTGTAAAACGTAGAACTGAGATGTTCGAGGTAAATATAGATTAA